In Blastopirellula sp. J2-11, a single genomic region encodes these proteins:
- a CDS encoding Gfo/Idh/MocA family protein, which yields MPNENSTPNSDTRREFLRKSAAISGAAAVGSLSLARSVHAAGDDTIKVALIGCGGRGSGAAKNATMGDPNLKVTALCDIFPDVLTQARERLTRALGDRLEVTDDTCFSGFDGYKQVMETDVDAVLLCTPPHFRPAHLRAAIEAGKHVFCEKPVAVDGPGCRHVFETVEMARQKDLSIVSGLCWRYAPMVQETVAKIKEGAIGDIVSIHETYLTGTLWYRQPTSEWTEMENQVRNWTYYTWLAGDIIAEQHIHSLDKALWLNDDAAPLACEAVGGRQVRTEEKWGNVYDHFGVSYEFPNDVKTFSYCRQMAGCHNDVNDYVYGTKGKAQILSGTVTPNEGEAWKYSGKGGNMYDLEHKALYEGMRSGNVINNGVYMTRSTLMAIMGRMAAYTGQKITWDMALNSQEDMTPKAYEWGDAPTPVVAMPGKTKFV from the coding sequence ATGCCGAATGAAAACAGCACTCCCAACTCCGATACGCGTCGTGAGTTTCTCCGCAAATCGGCCGCGATCAGCGGCGCCGCCGCGGTCGGCAGCTTGAGCCTGGCTCGTAGCGTTCACGCCGCCGGCGATGACACGATCAAAGTTGCGTTGATCGGTTGCGGTGGTCGTGGTAGCGGCGCCGCCAAAAATGCGACGATGGGCGACCCCAATTTGAAGGTCACCGCGCTGTGCGATATCTTCCCCGATGTTCTGACGCAAGCGCGCGAACGTCTGACCCGCGCCTTGGGCGATCGCTTGGAAGTGACCGACGACACTTGCTTCTCTGGCTTTGACGGCTACAAGCAAGTGATGGAAACCGATGTCGACGCCGTGTTGCTCTGCACGCCGCCTCACTTCCGTCCGGCCCATCTGCGAGCCGCGATCGAAGCAGGCAAGCATGTTTTTTGCGAAAAGCCGGTCGCCGTCGACGGCCCTGGTTGTCGCCATGTGTTTGAGACGGTTGAAATGGCGCGTCAGAAAGACCTGAGCATCGTGAGCGGACTTTGTTGGCGTTACGCTCCGATGGTCCAAGAGACCGTCGCCAAAATCAAAGAAGGCGCGATCGGCGATATCGTCTCGATTCACGAGACCTATCTGACCGGCACGCTCTGGTATCGCCAACCGACGTCGGAATGGACCGAGATGGAAAATCAGGTTCGCAACTGGACCTATTACACTTGGCTCGCCGGCGACATCATCGCCGAGCAGCACATCCATAGTCTCGACAAGGCGCTCTGGTTGAACGACGATGCGGCGCCGCTCGCTTGCGAAGCGGTCGGCGGACGCCAGGTTCGCACCGAAGAGAAATGGGGCAACGTCTACGATCACTTTGGCGTCTCGTACGAGTTCCCCAATGATGTGAAGACCTTCTCTTACTGCCGCCAGATGGCCGGTTGCCACAACGACGTCAACGACTACGTCTATGGCACCAAAGGCAAGGCGCAAATCCTCAGCGGCACGGTCACGCCGAACGAAGGCGAAGCCTGGAAGTACAGCGGCAAAGGGGGCAACATGTATGACCTAGAGCACAAAGCGCTGTACGAAGGAATGCGCTCTGGCAACGTTATCAACAACGGCGTCTACATGACCCGCAGCACGTTGATGGCCATCATGGGCCGCATGGCCGCTTACACCGGCCAAAAGATCACTTGGGACATGGCGCTCAACTCGCAGGAAGACATGACCCCGAAGGCGTACGAATGGGGCGATGCTCCGACTCCGGTCGTCGCCATGCCGGGCAAGACGAAATTCGTCTAA
- a CDS encoding DUF1570 domain-containing protein: MNFARNLSPVLVLLVFISAGGISASAEDTLTFRQNEVEVTKTGRVIANADSGVILETPDGMMWPILADDLITAKQDPGEFALLEKKALTEQLLAELPAGFEVHETAHYLICYNTSRAYAYWCGSLYERLYRGFVNYWKQRGVSLVEPTQPLVAVIFDNKQNYAAYGKAELGDAAGSIIGYYSMHTNRVAMYDLTGVDAVRSVGSSQRDIARINNILARPEATWLVATIVHEATHQLAYNCGLQIRLADNPVWVSEGLAIYFETPDLSSSRGWRGIGEVNRIRLPQAKRLVQRPGGQIVADLLVNDDQFRKAETALDAYALSWALNYFLLKRYPDAYVNYLKHLSQRRPLYDPPREERIAEFQKFVASDLTAFEAEFRKFIAGLR, translated from the coding sequence ATGAACTTCGCACGCAACTTATCACCTGTTCTGGTGCTGCTCGTCTTCATTTCGGCCGGCGGCATTTCTGCTTCGGCGGAAGATACGCTCACTTTTCGTCAAAATGAAGTAGAGGTCACCAAGACCGGGCGCGTGATCGCAAACGCCGATAGCGGCGTTATTCTTGAAACGCCAGACGGCATGATGTGGCCGATCTTGGCCGACGATCTGATCACGGCGAAGCAAGACCCCGGCGAGTTTGCGTTGCTTGAGAAGAAAGCGTTGACCGAGCAACTGTTGGCCGAGTTGCCTGCTGGTTTCGAGGTGCATGAAACCGCGCACTATCTGATCTGCTACAACACGTCGCGAGCGTACGCCTACTGGTGCGGCTCGCTTTACGAACGTCTCTATCGCGGCTTCGTCAACTATTGGAAACAGCGCGGCGTCAGCCTGGTCGAACCGACGCAACCGCTGGTTGCCGTCATCTTTGACAACAAACAAAACTACGCCGCCTACGGCAAAGCGGAGTTGGGAGACGCGGCCGGCTCGATCATCGGTTACTACAGCATGCATACCAATCGCGTTGCGATGTATGACCTGACCGGCGTCGACGCGGTGCGCTCGGTCGGCTCCAGCCAACGCGACATCGCGCGGATCAACAACATTCTCGCACGTCCCGAAGCGACCTGGCTGGTGGCGACCATCGTGCACGAAGCGACGCATCAACTCGCTTACAACTGCGGGCTACAGATCCGCCTGGCCGACAATCCGGTCTGGGTCAGCGAAGGGCTGGCGATCTATTTTGAGACGCCTGACCTATCGAGCTCTCGGGGTTGGCGCGGCATCGGCGAAGTCAATCGGATTCGCCTGCCGCAAGCCAAACGCCTGGTCCAGCGTCCCGGCGGTCAAATCGTCGCGGATCTGTTGGTCAATGATGATCAATTTCGGAAAGCCGAAACGGCGCTCGACGCCTACGCGCTTAGCTGGGCGCTCAACTACTTCCTACTCAAGCGATATCCCGACGCGTATGTCAACTATCTGAAACATCTGTCCCAGCGTCGCCCTTTGTACGATCCTCCACGCGAAGAACGCATTGCCGAGTTCCAAAAATTCGTCGCGAGCGACTTGACCGCATTCGAAGCGGAGTTCCGTAAATTTATCGCTGGTTTGCGCTAG